The following DNA comes from Brassica oleracea var. oleracea cultivar TO1000 unplaced genomic scaffold, BOL UnpScaffold00640, whole genome shotgun sequence.
gctcggtcgctacgtagcgcgtactgctcggtcgttacgtagtgaccgagctcgtgccaagcttggtcgctatgtagtgaccgagcacgtgCATGTTTCAATCGTTACGAAGCAATCGAACTTTCttaaaacgtcgatacgacacgaatccatgcattctcgtctactctttaatgctatctcccgaagaccgtagcaaacccatttcatgtttctcgtcaattgaagtcatcaatcgaactttactataaaaaccgcggaaagttcgtttttatctaaagaagccgtaataaacgttttgagtcaaaagacggcccaaagagacctaggacatgactcgaagcccacatacgatttcttaaccaaaagcccataaaccgtatgatggtttatgcttggttcgcaaggaaagataaatgtcaagtttccgcggataaataaaatgttttcgaagataattacgaagatcgggaaaaatggaatatctccatttttaagctattacggctaagggcagaagaggaaaagcgtaaaccgacctagtcctaggcgagaggcacaagggAGAACTTTTTACacaacaaacttagcacttagagcgattttaggcaattttccgtttttgttattcgagctgcgactcaattaggtttttgccgtcttagggttttagaactaggaatctcgccgacagctctcgtagcctaggcacttaccttgttgtaaacgctcaaacacatattcggaataagaactatcttgctctctttttcgatttcttattttattattgttttcgtttcgtgttctgattgctttgcgtgtggtattagcagatatccgggacatatgggaaactagggttctcctactttcctaatttaaacggaaatcgacagtgtgaattttggttcccacagtttgccgctagaaggaggggggtacggattaatctaactctcaaccacaaagcgctcaaccagacatgtcaactgacaacACGAATAACATGCAgactcctctcaacggaggaGCCAGCGACGACCTAAACACTCCGGCAGCGGCCGTCTCCGTGGCCAACGCAACTGCTAACGCTgcgacgctcgaggagttcAAAATGATGTTCTCCGCCTACGAAATGAGGCCGGGAGAACATGATAAGCTCGTGGATACCTTGACTAAAAaggttgaaaccttaacggcaaggacccGTGCTGCCCTTCCCCGCGGATCTACGAAAATCCGCTGGAGAAAACTCGACGTCGCAACCCTACTCGAAAGGCCTGGAATCTTGCTAACGTCCTTCAGGACAGAACCCTAGCGAAGCATCCCCTGCCGAGAAGCGGAACTCTAAGAGTCCTCCACTTCCCGCGAAGGACACGGAGGTCAATGAAGTCGAGCATGTCGACTTGGATCCCAGCGACGTCTCCAACGATACCGAAGAAGACGCCGATAGACATCcgagaaggaccagaagccgatcagctcgggaaagctctccgttcgataaaccaatgacggaagaagaggaaatcctctattgggaTGAGcaggaagagctggctgaaaagcaaaccgaggtcactcgcagcaaacgccgacaagctcGGAAATCTGCTGACGAGAAATAAGACATTCGCGACCTTCGCGATTACATCACCAAAACTGCAGAGAAAGTAAGGGCCGTAAAATCTcagatccatcacgctaccagcgctgccCCTGAGAATGATAGGCTGCTCGAGGGGGCTCGGAAGACACCCTTCAACGCTCGCATCTCTGATACTAGGGTATCTGACCCGTGAAAAATCAAAGTGCCAAAGTacgatggtacgaccgatcctaaagcgcaccttcaggatttccacatcacgatgggaagggcTAGACTGGAGGATAGCGAAAAGGAAGCCGGCTATTGCcacctgttcgtcgagaatctggaaggagcagcgctcgaatggttcgcacgccttaagcgaaactccatcgaaagtttccgacagctcgcatcggaatttctcaaacaatactctatgttcatagatagaaaAACGTCTGATGTGGacctctggagtctgtcccagagggaagactgTAATAccccatcttaaaaaaaaaaaaaaaaaaccctaatttcggttttATGGAATTTCTCGGGGAAGCCGAAGGCGCGAGAAATTTTTATCCTCAAGGTTAAGGTTAGTttggagtctattaaaaatatttagctcatcagaacgggagcagaacaatattcgggattgatcgtgGGACAAAAATTCACCAGAAGGGCCGAAATCGCTTAaatcgaccgagaagctcgaggtggcttgatctaagggatcaggacgtggtgtcaaccatttAACCTTCTGAGTGTCAACACAAAAAGGAGGTGTAGACGTGCATGAAGCAGTTCCATGCAGCTTGACACACAGAAGCATGAGGTGTCGAAATACCTGCGATCTGCGCATGCGAACCGACATGCAGAGGCCCGTGTGTCGCGATGCATGAACACCAGACATTATGAAGGGCAAGTGTACGTGGAGGTGTCTTCTGGGATGGATAGAGAGCATGCAACAGGGCATGTGGACGCCCATGTATCGCCACGCATGTGACCGGAAGCATGCAGGACGACACACAGGCGATCGGGTGGCTCATTCTTATTGGCCagcaacttctatatatacccaACTAACCTGGttcatttttactcattcaGACACACCAAGGACACTCCAAAACGTgccttagagagagagagagagagaaagaagtgagGTTCTTTAGAAGTATAGACATTTTTCGAAGACCGATAAACTGCCGAGAAGTTCCGAAAGACTGTccagaagagaaaaaaagttcTTTCTGAGTTCTGATCAGTCCAGACCAGTTCATTCAAGACATTGAGGTTGGGTTTTGGGATTTAACATCACGGTACCAAGACGAAGATTTGGAGGAGATAAAAGGGGTTTGGTCAACATTCGGAATCAAAGAGTCGAGCCACATCGCttaatcactgtgagtcacggttaattgtttgttaacaatttttaatacaGGTTTCTGACATCGGAGACGGCTTCCGAGCTAGGAAGGCCAGTCCGATCTAGGTGTCAGTTTGTGGATCCGAGGCTTGACTCACCCCCAATATGCCCAGccttgtgggttacacaaatgctatcggccaatatatgattaatactaaacccggtaaaaataacacaaggttcctagtattaatctccacacaatcaacacatttcacattaaacatgcctagcattgtgggttacactaatgctatatggccaatatattattaatactaAACcggtaaaaataaaacaaggttcctagtattaatcgcaAATTAACACAATCCATCATATTCCAGAATCTAGCACAAAGACAaattccagaatacctaactatccacaacttagcgatatcatctaagcattccGCATTCGCTAACTtaccaatcaacctaaccattagcatgctactacggttctcaagcaataacaagcatgccatcaactcaatcaacataacctTAATTATTAACTAGTCAAACCGTTACTCATTTAGATccggcctcctgccatgatccaacttccaagtaacggtGTGTCTGGGCTAAGTGGATAGCAAGACTAGTCTAAACACccgggttattgtgattttatgattattatatgttgttatgaTGTGTACCTTGTGTTGGTACTGTTgtgtgagaacctcgtggtggttctagcagtagtttgcaggtcattgcttcctcaaattgtaccactaagccggtcgtggtccggaaagtggtgggctcggtttaacttggcttgatcaccaaggGCGAGTGTCACACatggatgtgacagcccccggcgagtccgatagaggaccggggcacggcgattccgattgaggaccgtgaccgggAGATTCCCAAGCGCTtacgcctgtgtggtgtaatagtgaagggattgttggtgtcccttatgtggaggaagaatgattctgttgggccctaggagtgtatatatatggttgattgatatgacactcataaagagtgtttgatttattacggtttaatggtttattgcTTAAATCGGTCATGCTTTATGatcttgaatattgattgttgAACTACCCGTTTTACTTGTGTTtggggtggggtttagaatgacgggtagttgtatatgctagatagggaaccctggctcactgagtgaaactagttcactcactcctcacatccttttgcagGCGACCAGTACAAAGGACCATAGCGCTCGCGGAATtgtaggagctggtgtagattggacttgtgaacttcatgttttatatatataaaacaaagtatgttttatattcgtgaCGTGTGGAATCggatattaggttagtccaatctaacacaactctatgattCGGTACGTGTTGCAAAGCCTCATgccgaagattagaggaaacaagttttgaatggatattctgggttacagaattatgttttgtgacttggaaagtctattTTCAACCCGTTGTAACACTTCCGAACTTGGCAGAGGAAGGTCGTTtgggcatgttcttgtttgattgttgcctgAATGGTTGACCGATGTCTAaaaacggttcgggggtgttacagaggtggtatcagagcatggtttagaTCATGCGGTCAATCACGTACTTTTCATGTTTTATCGAGTGAAATGTTTCGCAAAAGATGTGTTAGGAACCCAGCAGAGTTCCGTTTTAATTAGTATTCTTAATAGGAAATTCCCTGTTCGTGGATTGCAGATGGCAAGAAGGGGACGGAGTGAAGGAGGACATGATTAGATGCTGGGTACAAAAAGAGCCTCAAGAAGAAATGACTGGGATATGAATCCGAGGGAAGGGTGCAAACATTGGCGCACACCAACCAAGGATCCAGTGAAGAAAATGTAGGAAGAAACAACAATTTGTTTGGACATGATCAAGAGATTCCACCAGAAGAAAACTTTCCAACAAACCGTACTGTAAGGAGAAGACCAGAAACAGATGATAGTGAGTCAAGTGTCCAAGGACCAAGACCAATTAGGCGGAACAACCCGATTGAACACGAAGTTCATGATCAACCACAACAAGGAGAAGGAATGGACCACAGTTTGAAGATGCTTCATGACGTGATAGCGAGGTCACTACAACAACCTCAAGTGCAACCTCAACCCCTCGTGCCACCACAACCTTCAGTTAGTACACCGATGTTACCATTGATAACTGCCATGAAGAATATGAAGACACCACATTTTGAAGGAGGTACAGATCCATTTCAAGCCGACCAGTGGTTTCGAACTATGGAGAAAAACTTCGAGACCCTGATGTGTTCTGAAGAGTctaagaagaagatggaagTGTGTTACTTAGACAAAGACGCGGCAGAATGGTGGGAGAGTAGGGATCGCCAAGTGAGACATCTGGTTACCACTTGGGCGGCATTCAAAAATGAATTTGAACGCAAGTACTTCACTCCTGAATCCAAGATAAGGCTTCAATGCCAGTTTGCAAACTTGGTACAAGGAGCTAAGACGGTTCGAGAATATGAATCTGAATTTATGCGACCGCGACGACACGTGCTGCGAGGACAAGATGATGATGAGACCATGATATCTAACTTCATGTATGGTCTAAAACCAGTGTTAGAAAATAGACTAGCAGTCGGGAACTACGTGAGTCTCACCGAGCTAGTGGAAAAGGTTGTGAATGTGGAGATCAGATTGGAAGCTGAGAAGGCGGCAAGTAAGAAATCCAAGCAGCATCAAGAAGGAAAGTATGGTGGAAACCAAAGATAATTTAAGGGTAAAGATAAGGAAAAGGAATCGGGAGGGCCAAGTCGACGATCTTTGTTCACAGGAAAATGCTTTAACTGTGACAAGATAGGCCATAAGTCAAGTGAATGCTTCGGGAAGAAACCTGGATCCTTTCAGTCAAACTCCTACAATCCTACATGTTTCACATGTGGAAAGAAAGGGAAAATCTCTACCCAGTGCAGCGTCAACCGTCCTATCCCAGCTACGCCAATCACTGTCCATCCTCCTCCAGCTCCACCTGCAATCGCACCAGCACCAAAAAGGCAAGCTATAGGAGGTAGAGTTTACGCTTTAGAACTAGATGATCCTAAACCTCCAGGCCTATCTACGGGTCCCATCACAGGTATTTGGATTCTTTAACCTTACTAATTTGACTTTGTGTTGTGTGATTGCTTGTGATGGATTGGTTAATTTCTATTGGATAATTATTATGTTGttgatatatattgatgttgtgGCAGGAACTTTACATGTTGCGGGGCGTcccacacatgtattgttcgactctggggtaacgtcgtatcgaagggtagacaagaatgcatggactaatgtcatatcgacgtttcagaagagctcggtcgctacgtagcgaccaagcggaacagacgctacatagcgaccgagcgggacggacgctcagtcgctacgtagcgaccaagcttggctcgagctcggtcgctacgtagcgaccgatcttggctcgagctctgtcgctacgtagcgaccgagcggaacagacgcttggtcgctacgtagcttggctcgagctcggtcgctacgtagcaaccggacAGCGTTCATGTGCGGTAGTTGCTTAATGACCGAGCTTTGTTCGTCTGTGTTCTGATcatcatactcggacctatccgtagctggtctgggtatgtttccgatggcttatctttgatctaaatagaattcgaacgaagctttatctcgggaacatacgctgtgacgttttcttgaccgagcatgatttgttgcggaaagacatacttgtattctgcggggatttggacgttaacttcgtcgtaaccgtcttcgaccccaacagttagccccccagctcgctagaatcgtggatttctagtgagattctAACGcgtggtatggcgagttcggatgagattggtgtatttgggcgaagtacATGTCtgaaaatccgcaagtaaatagtaatttctcttgcctataagaagggaggtaacttcttcacaacctttacacttactcattctcatagagaggtctcttgaaaaatttcttcttttttttttttctctctacgagggttacttta
Coding sequences within:
- the LOC106319847 gene encoding uncharacterized protein LOC106319847, coding for MDHSLKMLHDVIARSLQQPQVQPQPLVPPQPSVSTPMLPLITAMKNMKTPHFEGGTDPFQADQWFRTMEKNFETLMCSEESKKKMEVCYLDKDAAEWWESRDRQVRHLVTTWAAFKNEFERKYFTPESKIRLQCQFANLVQGAKTVREYESEFMRPRRHVLRGQDDDETMISNFMYGLKPVLENRLAVGNYVSLTELVEKVVNVEIRLEAEKAARKCFNCDKIGHKSSECFGKKPGSFQSNSYNPTCFTCGKKGKISTQCSVNRPIPATPITVHPPPAPPAIAPAPKRQAIGGRVYALELDDPKPPGLSTGPITGTLHVAGRPTHEGKVISYASRQLRKHEENYPTHDFEMAAVVFALRIWRSYLYGEVVEVFTDHKSLKYLFTQPDLNLRQRRWMEFMADYDLKIQYHPGKANVVADALSRRRCWKGSGSVIE